A single Cottoperca gobio chromosome 5, fCotGob3.1, whole genome shotgun sequence DNA region contains:
- the tmem167b gene encoding protein kish-B, translating into MTNVYSLDGILVFGLLFICTCAYLKKVPRINNWLLSEKKGVWGVFYKAAVIGTQLHIAVAFSCLAMAFYVVFLK; encoded by the exons ATGACAAATG TTTACTCTCTCGATGGCATCCTGGTGTTTGGGCTGCTGTTCATCTGCACTTGTGCATACCTCAAAAAGGTGCCTCGTATCAACAACTGGCTGCTGTCAGAGAAAAAAGGAGTGTGGGGTGTCTTttacaaag CTGCGGTAATCGGGACGCAGCTTCACATCGCCGTGGCGTTTTCCTGTTTGGCCATGGCTTTCTACGTTGTCTTCTTGAAATGA
- the b3galt6 gene encoding beta-1,3-galactosyltransferase 6 has product MNLIRLVCRHKTALVIGTVCSFAVVLVFLAKCTSETLKQGHLDPPGLAPHANALQSHPEQHNPTSTSKDSSAFLVVLITTGPKYTERRSIIRSTWLAKRDSDVLAKFVVGTQGLSSEDLQNLNTEQGRHKDLLLLPELRDSYENLTLKLLHMYSWLDQNVEFKFVLKADDDTFARLDLLKEELKVKEPNRLYWGFFSGRGRVKTAGKWRESFWELCDYYLPYALGGGYILSSDLVRYVHLNGGYFKTWQSEDVSLGAWLAPVDVRRTHDPRFDTEYKSRGCNNKYLVTHKQSLEDMLEKHQTLQRDGRLCKEEVKLRLSYVYDWSVPPSQCCQRKDGIP; this is encoded by the coding sequence ATGAATCTGATACGTCTGGTGTGCCGACATAAGACAGCCCTGGTCATTGGCACTGTGTGCAGCTTTGCTGTAGTTCTGGTCTTCTTGGCCAAATGTACCTCAGAAACGCTGAAACAAGGCCACCTGGATCCTCCAGGCCTAGCCCCTCATGCCAATGCTTTGCAATCCCATCCAGAGCAGCATAACCCCACTTCCACCTCCAAAGACTCTTCAGCATTCCTTGTGGTCCTCATCACAACCGGACCTAAGTACACAGAGCGGCGGAGCATAATCCGCAGCACCTGGCTGGCCAAGCGGGACTCTGATGTTCTGGCCAAGTTTGTGGTAGGAACTCAGGGGCTTTCCAGCGAGGACCTTCAAAACCTTAACACAGAGCAAGGGCGGCACAAGGACTTGCTCTTACTGCCTGAGTTACGAGATTCTTACGAGAATTTAACACTCAAGCTGCTGCACATGTACTCCTGGCTGGACCAGAATGTGGAGTTCAAGTTTGTCCTTAAAGCAGATGATGACACATTTGCTCGCTTGGACCTCCTTAAGGAGGAGCTGAAGGTGAAAGAGCCCAACCGGTTATACTGGGGCTTCTTCTCAGGAAGAGGGCGAGTGAAAACTGCTGGGAAGTGGCGGGAAAGCTTTTGGGAGCTGTGTGACTACTACCTGCCCTACGCACTGGGTGGGGGCTACATCCTCTCGTCTGACCTGGTACGTTATGTGCATCTTAATGGGGGCTACTTCAAGACATGGCAGAGTGAGGATGTGTCACTGGGCGCCTGGCTGGCACCAGTGGATGTTCGGCGGACGCATGACCCACGCTTTGACACGGAGTATAAATCACGTGGTTGCAACAACAAATACTTGGTGACACATAAGCAGAGTTTGGAGGACATGTTGGAAAAACACCAGACTCTGCAGCGTGACGGCCGACTCTGCAAGGAGGAGGTCAAGCTGCGACTGTCTTATGTGTATGACTGGAGTGTGCCACCCTCACAGTGTTGTCAAAGGAAGGATGGCATTCCTTaa